From Thalassococcus sp. S3, one genomic window encodes:
- a CDS encoding N-formylglutamate amidohydrolase, with amino-acid sequence MTELPFFLTGPDRPGRWLVTCDHATNTVPKSVADGDLGLSTADMERHIAYDIGAYGVALELGELLNSPVIAADFSRLVIDPNRGVDDPTLLMKLYDGTIIPANRHADIAERDRRIDAFWRPYHKAMAEQAARPDMVMLAIHSFTPQLNGRSPRPWEVGVLSASDRRLADPLIDILGSHLVSPVGDNEPYAGHLPGDSVDQHALRHGRPNVLIELRNDLIETPEGQVSWARRLAPLLEQALGQSGV; translated from the coding sequence ATGACCGAATTGCCATTCTTTCTGACCGGGCCGGACCGACCGGGGCGTTGGCTTGTGACCTGCGATCATGCAACGAACACGGTGCCCAAAAGCGTGGCAGATGGCGATCTGGGCTTGTCGACGGCGGATATGGAACGGCATATCGCCTACGATATCGGCGCCTACGGCGTCGCGCTGGAGCTTGGGGAGCTTTTGAACAGCCCGGTGATCGCTGCCGATTTTTCGCGGCTTGTCATCGACCCGAACCGGGGCGTTGATGATCCCACCCTGTTGATGAAGCTCTACGATGGGACGATCATTCCCGCCAATCGCCACGCCGATATCGCCGAGCGGGATCGGCGCATCGATGCCTTTTGGCGGCCTTATCACAAGGCGATGGCCGAACAGGCAGCGCGGCCGGATATGGTGATGCTGGCGATCCACAGCTTCACGCCGCAACTGAACGGGCGATCACCGCGCCCGTGGGAAGTTGGTGTGCTGTCCGCATCCGACCGACGGCTTGCGGATCCGCTTATTGACATTCTGGGCTCACATCTCGTCTCGCCCGTCGGCGACAACGAGCCTTATGCAGGCCATCTGCCCGGCGACTCGGTCGATCAGCACGCGCTTCGGCACGGCCGTCCGAACGTGCTGATCGAATTGCGCAATGACCTGATAGAAACACCCGAAGGACAGGTCAGCTGGGCAAGGCGCCTTGCGCCCCTGCTGGAACAGGCGCTGGGGCAATCCGGCGTGTAA
- a CDS encoding DUF1244 domain-containing protein, producing MDDKTEIELQAAAFRRLQKHLMEDRTDVQNIDLMNLAGFCRNCLSRWYQEAAQERGLEMGKEEAREVFYGMTMAEWKANYQTDATAEKQAEFAKAFEENVTAKTD from the coding sequence ATGGATGACAAGACCGAAATCGAACTTCAGGCGGCTGCGTTCCGCAGGTTGCAAAAACACCTCATGGAGGACCGGACCGATGTGCAGAACATCGATCTGATGAACCTGGCCGGCTTCTGCCGCAACTGCCTGAGCCGGTGGTATCAGGAGGCCGCGCAGGAACGCGGCCTTGAGATGGGCAAAGAGGAAGCCCGCGAGGTGTTCTACGGAATGACGATGGCCGAATGGAAAGCGAACTATCAGACGGACGCGACTGCAGAGAAACAAGCAGAGTTCGCAAAGGCCTTTGAAGAGAACGTGACGGCCAAAACCGATTGA
- a CDS encoding L-malyl-CoA/beta-methylmalyl-CoA lyase yields MSFRIQPTPPARPNRCQLFGPGSRPAIFEKMAASAADVINLDLEDSVAPSDKDSARANVIEAIQGVDWGKKTLSVRINSLDSPYWYRDVVDLLEQASERLDQIMIPKVGCAADIYAVDALVSAVEAAKGRQKKLAFEVIIESAAGIAHVEEIAAASPRLEAMSLGAADFAASMGMQTTGIGGTQANYYMLHEGQKHWSDPWHWAQAAIVAACRTHGVLPVDGPFGDFSDDEGFRAQARRSATLGMVGKWAIHPKQVALSNEVFTPSEEAVAEAREILDAMEQAKANGEGATVYKGRLVDIASIKQAEVIVRQAEMITAA; encoded by the coding sequence ATGAGCTTTCGCATCCAGCCGACCCCGCCTGCCCGTCCCAACCGCTGCCAGCTTTTCGGCCCCGGATCGCGTCCCGCGATCTTTGAGAAGATGGCGGCAAGCGCGGCGGATGTGATCAATCTCGATCTTGAGGATTCGGTGGCGCCGTCAGACAAGGATAGCGCCCGCGCCAATGTCATCGAAGCTATTCAGGGCGTCGACTGGGGCAAAAAGACCTTGTCCGTGCGGATCAACAGCCTCGACAGCCCCTATTGGTATCGGGACGTTGTGGATTTGCTTGAACAGGCATCGGAACGCCTGGACCAGATCATGATCCCCAAGGTGGGATGTGCCGCGGACATCTATGCGGTCGACGCGCTGGTCTCGGCAGTGGAAGCGGCCAAGGGTCGGCAGAAAAAGCTGGCCTTCGAGGTTATCATCGAAAGTGCCGCTGGCATCGCCCATGTCGAGGAGATCGCAGCGGCATCCCCGCGTCTTGAGGCGATGAGCCTTGGGGCCGCGGATTTCGCCGCTTCAATGGGTATGCAGACGACTGGTATCGGTGGAACGCAGGCAAATTACTACATGTTGCATGAGGGCCAGAAACACTGGTCAGATCCCTGGCACTGGGCGCAAGCCGCGATCGTTGCCGCCTGCCGGACCCATGGTGTTCTGCCCGTCGACGGCCCGTTTGGCGATTTCAGCGATGACGAAGGATTTCGCGCACAAGCCCGCCGTTCGGCAACGTTGGGCATGGTGGGCAAATGGGCGATCCATCCCAAGCAGGTTGCACTGTCAAACGAGGTCTTTACGCCGTCCGAAGAGGCCGTTGCCGAGGCGCGCGAGATCCTCGACGCGATGGAACAGGCAAAGGCAAACGGCGAAGGGGCCACTGTCTACAAGGGGCGCCTGGTGGATATCGCGTCGATCAAACAGGCCGAAGTGATCGTGCGTCAGGCCGAGATGATCACCGCCGCCTGA
- the dgcN gene encoding N-acetyltransferase DgcN: MIQTPYLLFLGDAPDQLAAKVAQGIRDWRPDNALGQFRLPGCGADVGLPDMTLEEAKAAGVKTLVIGVANRGGVISHGWKTVLIDALQMGFDLASGLHNLLRDEADLVAVAEANGRALHDVRVPEVEYPIANGKKRSGKRVLAVGTDCSVGKMYTALALDKSMRERGLKSTFRATGQTGILITGDGVPLDAVIADFMAGSVEYLTPDNDDDHWDIIEGQGSLFHVSFSGVTMALIHGGQPDALILSHEPTRATMRGLPDYTLPSLEALRDMALPLAHVANPDCKIIGISINTQHLGEDEAMAYLAQTEERMGLPTIDPFRQGASRLAEALEAM, translated from the coding sequence ATGATCCAGACACCGTACCTTCTCTTTCTGGGCGACGCGCCCGATCAGCTCGCCGCGAAGGTGGCACAAGGCATCCGCGACTGGCGGCCCGACAATGCGCTGGGCCAGTTCCGCCTGCCGGGCTGTGGTGCGGATGTCGGTTTGCCTGACATGACGCTGGAGGAGGCGAAGGCCGCTGGCGTGAAGACATTGGTGATCGGCGTGGCAAACCGGGGCGGCGTCATCTCGCACGGCTGGAAAACGGTGCTGATCGACGCGTTGCAGATGGGCTTCGATCTGGCCTCGGGCCTGCATAATCTGCTGCGGGACGAAGCCGATCTTGTGGCCGTGGCGGAAGCCAATGGACGTGCATTGCACGATGTCCGTGTGCCGGAGGTCGAGTATCCGATCGCAAACGGCAAGAAACGCTCCGGGAAGCGGGTGCTGGCCGTGGGCACCGATTGCAGCGTGGGCAAGATGTATACGGCGCTTGCCCTTGATAAATCCATGCGTGAGCGCGGGTTGAAGAGCACGTTTCGGGCGACCGGGCAGACGGGCATCCTGATCACCGGGGATGGCGTACCGCTTGATGCCGTGATCGCGGATTTCATGGCCGGGTCGGTGGAATATCTGACGCCGGATAACGACGATGATCACTGGGACATCATCGAGGGCCAGGGCAGTCTTTTCCACGTCTCATTCTCTGGCGTCACCATGGCGTTGATCCATGGCGGCCAACCGGACGCGCTGATCCTGAGCCACGAGCCGACGCGCGCGACGATGCGTGGGCTGCCCGATTATACGTTGCCCTCGCTTGAAGCGCTGAGAGACATGGCGTTGCCGCTCGCGCATGTCGCCAATCCGGACTGCAAGATCATCGGGATTTCGATAAACACACAGCACCTCGGCGAGGATGAGGCGATGGCCTATCTGGCGCAGACAGAGGAGCGGATGGGCCTGCCCACCATCGATCCGTTCCGGCAGGGTGCTTCGCGACTGGCCGAGGCGCTTGAGGCGATGTAA